The region CTATGGAGTGGGTAAGATCGGCAAGAGGATATATGATCTCGCCGAAGCCAACGGGCTTTCCGTGCAGGGTGTTGACGTGAGGCAGGAGGAATTGAGCGGACTCTATGGGAGAAAAATGAAATTCGTCTCCAGGGAAGAAGCGGTCTCCGGCAGCGACATCGTGGTGAATGCCATGAACCTTACGAAGGATAAATCCAGCAGGTTTTATAACGTGGGCTATTTTTCGAAAGAGTACCTGGCCCGCGCAAAAGACGGTCTTATCTTTATCAACGTCACAAGAGGAGAGATCGCGCCGGAAGCGGGGCTGTGGGAGCTATACCTTGCAGGAAAAATAACGGGAATCGGGCTCGACGTATTTACGAAGGAGGCCGAATTTGCCGCCCTGGTGCAGAACGAGGAGAGGGCGGGCCTGGATCATGAGGCGGCACGGACCATGGTGAAAAGGTCCCTCGACCGCAGTGCCAATATCTATGTTCAGCCACACCAGGGGTTTAATTCCGATCTTGCGGCGAAAGCGAAGGCAGTCGAAGCCATAAAACACGTGATATCCTGGTACCGGAAGGGAGGCAGGGGTTTTGAGGAGCAGTTGCCTTACTATTAATCGCGGGCTTCTCTTATTCCATTCTTAATTCAAAGCGCTCTCTTCGTTGCCTTCGTCATCTGCTCCTCGATGTACTGGCAGTACACCTCCGTCGCGTCTTCCTCGTCGCCTCGATCATCTTTGACTTAGAAATGGAATTATTCCTCATATACCTCTCGCGAGAGACGGTCGAGGAGTGCAATTTCATTGTCGTAAAACTCAACGGGCACGTCCGTGATATTCTCCAAAACCTGTCCGGGTGAACGGGCACCCACGATTGCCGTCATCACCCCCTCCTGCTGCAGGACCCAGGAGATGGCGACTGCGCCGGGGCTTACCCCTTTTGATTGAGCGAGGAGAAGCACTCCGTCCACAAGGCGGCAGACTTGCTGCCAGTAACGGGGTTTGAAAAAACGGTAGAAAAAGGTGCGGGCGTCTCCTTTTGAAAAAATGGGACATTCGGCATATTTGCCGGTAAGCATGCCCGCTCCGAGAGGACCATAAGAGAGGAGATTGATCCCCTTCTCGAGGCATGTGGGGAGGACCTCCTTTTCGATATCCCTTTCGAGGAGGGAATAGTGCACCTGCAGGGAGAAGAGTGG is a window of Syntrophorhabdaceae bacterium DNA encoding:
- a CDS encoding NAD(P)-dependent oxidoreductase; amino-acid sequence: MKIPGKRETDKAGYGIIHFEALGPEAEHLENETCKAMEEGLLPKGHTWFITPLNVQDYLRNNPGARLPEIITTKTHSLLPEEYLEGGGKSIVTRSAGYDHFEHLTGRANIASLREYCVNAVAQTAMKFLYAAAGELNHYSANTAIFERKESRGFMELGPHKILTVYGVGKIGKRIYDLAEANGLSVQGVDVRQEELSGLYGRKMKFVSREEAVSGSDIVVNAMNLTKDKSSRFYNVGYFSKEYLARAKDGLIFINVTRGEIAPEAGLWELYLAGKITGIGLDVFTKEAEFAALVQNEERAGLDHEAARTMVKRSLDRSANIYVQPHQGFNSDLAAKAKAVEAIKHVISWYRKGGRGFEEQLPYY